A segment of the Amblyomma americanum isolate KBUSLIRL-KWMA chromosome 6, ASM5285725v1, whole genome shotgun sequence genome:
GTTCTTTGAGAGTAGAGGGCTTTTGAAAGTCGGCAACAGCGCGAAGCTCTGCCGGatccggaaggatgcccgctttgGATACGACATGGCCGAGTACGGTCACTTGGCGAGCGccgaagtggcatttcttcaaatttagtTGCAGGCCGGCGGCGGTGAGGCAGGTCAACACTTGGCGCAGACGAGTCAGATGTGTGAAGAAGTCGGCCGAGAAAACAacgatgtcgtcgaggtagcaaagacacgtcttccagcgcaagccgcacaagacgttatccatcatgcgttcgaatgttgcgggggcattgcaaagaccaaatggcatgacgttaaattcgtatAGTCCGTCGGGCGcgacgaaagcagttttttcacaatCGCATTTAgacatggggatttgccagtatccagaacgcagatccagggacgaaaagaattccgcaccttgcagacaatcgagggcgtcatcgatgcgTGGTAAAGGATAAAAGTCTTTCCTAGTTATTGTGTTTAGCCGGTcataatccacacagaatcttatggagccatctttctttcgaaCCAGCACAACCGGGGTtaagggctgtgcgacggctgtataatcCCACGCTGAGCTTGTCGTCCACTTACTCGTTGAGGACTCGACGCTCTGTCGCTGACACGCGATATGTgcgctgtcgcagaggtggatgggagccgATATCAATGGTATGCATGGACATGTGAAGAACGCCAGAGGGGAGACTGGCACGCGTCAAACGATGAACGAAATTGGTGTAACTGGTGGAACAGCTGGTCACGGTAGGGAGAAGTGAGATCTTGATCGATGGCGCTATACAAAATGTCAGAGGGTGGTGGGCGTGACAGGGGAACAAGAGTAAGAGAGTCCAGCGATGGCGAAGAGCAGTTTCTCGGTCGTCGTCAAGTTGCAGAAGTTCATCCGGTTCGACGCACCCAAGGCATTCACCATGAATCAGGGTCACTGGAGATGAAAGAGGGTTGCTGACGAGCATGGCTGTCGTTTTGGAGGTCACCGTGAGGACAGCGAAGGGTAGCGGCATGTTCTTGCGGCGAAGAAATAACTCCGAGGGGGCAAAGAGTACAGTTACAGCAGGTTGGTTGCGTGGTGAGgcgcacgagagggatacaaggaCAGAGGAATTTGCCGGGAGCTCGACATCGTGAGACAGGTGTACTTTGGCCGGATATTCAGGAGACGGTGCGGCCGGGTAGGCGTTGGGCAGGGCAGAGAAAGTAACTTCGGCGTGGGCACAATCGACGACGGCGGAGTGCTCAGAAAGAAAGTCCCATCCTAGAATTACGTCATGGGAGCAAGAGGAGAGGATCAGGAATTGAATGATGTACCAGACGTCTTGAATAACGACTCGCGCGGTGCAGGTTGCGAGCGGCTCGACctgttcggcggtagcagtgcgaagagaaaCTCCCGAAAATGGCGTCATGACTTTCTTCAGTTTTCGACGAAATTTTGCGTCCATAATTGAGACAGCAGCTCCGGTGTCCACGAGAGCACAGGTTGCAACACCTTCGACAAAAACATCAATAACGTTTGTTGGTGAGAGCAGAGGCCTTGTAGAGTTCCCAGGGGACGCAgctcttgcctcgggaactgcgctcattagttTTCCACAGCGGAAGGGCTGGCCCGACGGCGCATAGGAGATAATGAACGGCGCCGCGGAGAAGAGGAACGGTTAGAGGTGGCAGCCTGGCGGTTGGTGGAGAAGGCGGGAGGCACTGGGTCCGCTTGCGCGCGGGGCGGCTCTATGTAAGACCCATACGCAGATGGTGGCAGGACGTCAGCAGGCGAAGAAGGACGTCTGCGGCAGTAGCGGGCTACATGGCCGGCGAAGaagccgcaggcaaagcaaatAGGCCTATTGTCGCGAGTACGCCACAAACGACCGTAGTGCGAGACTGCCGGCGTGAAGCAAGGCGACGGTTGTGCCACCTGAGCCCGATACAAGAAATCAGGCGGGGGCGTCGAAGGTGGCGGCGCTTGAGTGGCGTCTTGAAAAGGGCTCAAGGGATGGGATGGTGGTCTGGTAAGAACGGTGGCGTACGTAAGAGGGCCAGCCACAGGTTGCTGGGGCCGGGGtggcagggcctccgcgacttggGCTCGGATCGTCTGCTGAAGGGTGGGAGACAGCGCTGGCGGGGGGTTCCGAACTCCATAGATGAGCGCTAGTTGGCGTGCGATCTCCTCTCGAATGAACTTCTGAATGTCATGCCTGAGCTGCTGCCCTCCTGCGGTCTCGACATCAGCGGACAGGACATCGGCAGGCTGTACGGTGCGACGAGTGaggacgcgttgcttgcggagctcctcgtagctttggcacaagctgatgacggaggccacggtggccggctgcttggctagaagcatttggaacgcatcttcttcgatacccttcatgatattttggatcttatcagcctcggtcatatcgctgttcacgcgcttgcaaagatccaccacgtcctcaatataactagtaaatgtctcgccaggctgctgagcccgttcgcgtaagcgctgttcggcgcgaagtttgcgcacgccaggacggccaaatacctcagtgaagctcgtcttgaacgtggaccatgtggcgatatcGGCTTCGTGGGTACGGTACCAGAGGTTGGCGACATCAgccaggtaaaagatgacgttgtttattttcatggcgtcgtcccagcggttgtgcgtgctgacccgctcgtaggaagccagccagtcctcgacgtcagagtcgccgagcccactgaagacagcCGGGTCCCGTTGTCGAGTTGTGCTGGAGCAGACAAGCGGAGCAGCCGGTGGCTGGGGAGCCAGGGGAGCGTTATTCGGCATTGCTGACGttacagtgccgctgcggagctccaggacgggatcaggagcaacctccaccacttgaaagggggtttaatagctcaggcactaccagaaccaggaaggcagaaccaggcgcagaacgaggccttctaggcgtccgcggttattctagagctcggcagcagcacgcgctcagcgatagcactgccgttacctcgttgtcacatcttcgtctttacaaggcaaacaacaaccaactATTACAATGTGCCCGACAAGGTAGCACCGTACACtcacgtgacgcaaataacacaagcaccaattgaacacgctaacacaacaattaacacaaagaaagaaacatcagggcgattgctatacaaaaatgttacgggacggaaatacagtacaaaggattacaacgagaaacacagaaagcaaaaatccAAAGATAAAAGaattgaagtgagtggtgagaaacgatggctgagctgcggagtggcaaggtccagtcgcagggagcgtcggactgcggttgctcgtcgcggggctgatgggggcttgcggatacggttccattctcttgttactagcgggaagaaagaatttttgaaggtgtcactgtgataaggatattcggttatacgggcgaacttgggcctcgcgtcttcgggagcaccgtcgccgcgctctacgcgtcagatctccgcctaagctccttgccgaccacttccctggctgacctcactcacgaccgcacgcaccgacaTCTCCAGACCAACTCctagcgcgcggcgttcccgtcgcccccttcgcatggcaaagaatgaaaaaaaaaacaacacaggggaAAAAAGACTCTtgaggagccacgcacagaggaatgcagctcccaaaaagaaaaaaagaacacatgaaggaatgtcgaaagaattcggcacaatgccttaatcccacgaggagtcattgggggccgcgaacagtgccggggcattaaatccgcttctgctgtttccaACACGTGCacgcgcttgccacctgtatggcaacaatgctaggagggggggggtaGTTATGAGTGGCctctccagcgctatggtgagaatgccgttcccgcgcgggggagggggaaaaagtcgtcgacgccgctccgcgacatgtttctgggaaacaaaggtcaaagctggacagggcaggcatgaactttgtggcACAATGTCGGACGCAGTGGACCTCCAGATAGCACAGCCATGCGCTCGCGTGTTCGCAGTAAGAGcagacaaccctgtacttgagagATTATAAGTTTTCTATggatatgttgaccccagaccgaggatcttttgctctggtaatgggcgaggatcaaggtggtccagggcacaacacagtgtatgtcttgcactcgcaaatggagggcactcacagagaagatgagcgatggtctcttcacaaccgcagctttccaatcgactgccctcaaggcacacaaggcactctttgcctaattgtgagcgactggattgagtaacaaattgtgacagcgttgtgcgtgtgtgtgtgtgttaaacctttttccccttctctcttcctctttttagCCCAATAAACCCTCTTCTCCAGTGCAGGGCAGCCCACCGGagcccctttctggttaacaaccctgtctttccctcctcctctctatctatctatctatctatctatctatctatctatctatctatctatctatctatctatctatctatctatctatctatctatctatctatctatctatctatctatctatctatctatctatctatctatctatctatctatctatctatctatctatctatctatctatctatctatctatctatctatctatctatctatctatctatctatctatctatctatctatctatctatctatctatctatctatctatctatctatctatctatctatctatctatctatctatctatctatctatctatctatctatctatctatctatctatctatctatctatctatctatctatctatctatctatctatctatctatctatctatctatctatctatctatctatctatctatctatctatctatctatctatctatctatctatctatctatctatctatctatctatctatctatctatctatctatctatctatctatctatctatctatctatctatctatctatctatctatctatctatctatctatctatctatctatctatctatctatctatctatctatctatctatctatctatctatctatctatctatctatctatctatctatctatctatctatctatctatctatctatctatctatctatctatctatctatctatctatctatctatctatctatctatctatctatctatctatctatctatctatctatctatctatctatctatctatctatctatctatctatctatctatctatctatctacctacctacctacctacctacctacctacctacctacctatctatctatctatctatctatctatctatctatctatctatctatctatctatctatctatctatctatctatctatctatctatctatctatctatctatctatctatctatctatctatctatctatctatctatctatctatctatctatctatctatctatctatctatctatctatctatctatctatctatctatctatctatctatctatctatctatctatctatctatctatctatctatctatctatctatctgtctgtctgtctgtctgtctgtctgtctgtctgtctgtctgtctgtctgtctgtctgtctgtctgtctgtctgtctgtctgtctatctatctatctatctatctatctatctatctatctatctatctatctatctatctatctatctatctatctatctatctatctatctatctatctatctatctatctatctatctatctatctatctatctatctatctatctatctatctatctatctatctatctatctatctatctatctatctatctatctatctatctatctatctatctatctatctatctatctatctatctatctatctatctatctatctatctatctatctatctatctatctatctatctatctatctatctatctatctatctatctatctatctatctatctatctatctatctacctacctacctacctacctacctacctacctacctacctacctacctatctatctatctatctatctatctatctatctatctatctatctatctatctatctatctatctatctatctatctatctatctatctatctatctatctatctatctatctatctatctatctatctatctatctatctatctatctatctatctatctatctatctatctatctatctatctatctatctatctatctatctatctatctatctatctatctatctatctgtctgtctgtctgtctgtctgtctgtctgtctgtctgtctgtctgtctgtctgtctgtctgtctgtctgtctgtctgtctgtctgtctgtctgtctgtctgtctatctatctatctatctatctatctatctatctatctatctatctatctatctatctatctatctatctatctatctatctatctatctatctatctatctatctatctatctatctatctatctatctatctatctatctatctatctatctatctatctatctatctatctatctatctatctatctatctatctatctatctatctatctatctatctatcttgaccccagacgaaaacaagtcctcttgtcgaagcgTTGGCAAACACCTGATGTTTTCCGATCTCTTGTTCATTTTCTGAGTGTGAAGAAACAATCTGCCTATTCTCTCTCTACTACGCATTTTTTTTATGGCGAGTTACCTTTCAAGTAAGCCCTTGCTATGTACAGATAGCCCATCTTGTACGGTTATAGTTATacgtatacaccagtgataaatcattaAGGAAATTGTACGGATTTGTATTGTTTACCACTTACATTAATGCTATATCATGAAGGTACTGTTGAAAATATGCCATTTTCAGGCCAAAGCCCAGACAGCACAACGGCGCTGGGCGAACCCTTGgcgatcattggcaaaaattGTCATGAACGACGGTTCTACATTGGCATTTAGGCAGAGCGCTATcactttgacacattggcccCACCTTCAGGCCAGTTTAGGGCCATCGTTTGGCCGATCGAGGGGCCAACGCAGGCCTGGCATTCGTTCCGCGACATTGGCCAGTAATGGCCTCGGAATGgctttccagctttcgaacactggcatccagctatcgaacattggtatccagctttcaaacattaATAGCCAGCTTTTCAAACACTGGTATCCTGCTTTCAAAATttggcacatgcaacataacCTACCGACCAATGACTGGAACAGTGTACCATTTAACCTGgcaaatattcataaatgatgCTGCCCAAGAATTCAGAAAAAAGACCGGCTTATTGCATCCAGTTAACAAAGATCACGCTTCTAGCACACGCAGAATGGCATGCGCTGCTACCACTCATCCTGGGAATTAAAGGGAAGGGGGACCCAAGAGCATGGTGGCAGAGGCTGCgggaaaatcatttattttcaagttttctgcatgccgatgattcaggttggACGACACAGCTCGGCAAGCTGCTGTAGCACAGCTAAGAGATCCATAAACCGCTTAACAGAGCTGTCCTgctgtgaactgatcagtcatatctgaagtgATCGTTGCACTCCTCTCGCAAGAGGGCTGTTACACTGCACAAaaattcctcgtccagctcttgcacgattGCCTCACAATGCCTCGAGCCTAGAAAGAGgggcatgatgtcatgatgaacctaaatatggccgtcactgGACAAAAACAGAAACGAATAAAttacactgaattttgtgaggcacagtcggcgtgaaaacatccgacacacattttacaggataatttgtaagAACTAGCGCCGCATTTTTTGCAcagtgaaatttaatttgccttgtaccAATTTTGTGATTTTTAGTTAATGCGCCGTTTCGCACCTCTAGCAAcatattcaatgtgaaaaaaacaaCAAGGTAATTTGATATTGAAAAGAAATTAATATATTATTTTGTTTTCACATCATAACTACGTATCCTTAAATTGAGAGGGCATTTTTTATTcgggtaaagatgcacaggttgtagcatctcctccatATAGATTCGAAAcaacagttttgaacaaagctcGTTTTTTTGGATGGGGTTACAatgcagtaccaactagcccccaccCACACCTTACTAAGTTCAAAATAAATACGCCGGATGGAAAAAACTCAGAACACCATTGTGTTTTATTAACCCGgcagtttatcttagtcgcttccaTTGCATGTAATACAGATTGGAAACTGACTTGAATACCACACAAAACACCCGTCTGACAGTCTAGAGAAAtgacttttctttttcattgagaACTTGGCAAAAGCTTTAACCATAAATTGTTGATATTCTTTTGAACCTGCAAGTGTCTTAGCCAAAGCgaaagagcgcagaagtagtatacatatccttaccgactggtctgtagtggaacacaaaacagttcccaTTCCTgtcctgcataagctgtacataTAGTATCAGATACGGGTTTTCGCTTGTCCAGACTACGAATGGAGCCAGCTCGAGTGAGCATGCTCTTCTGTCGCGCTGGTTGTGCGGTTGGGCGCCGCCGTGCCAGACAAGCCAAGACTCGtccagtcaagaatgtgtcgtggtGGTGCATAGCGCTGTGACGAATGACAAGGGAGACTACGGTGATGGGGTATGGAGGGGGTGGTGGCTGCATGGGGGAGAGCCATTTgtttacacagcttttgtggtcgcaaaaaaagtttccagctgaaaAGTAGAGGAAAGAAGAtcttggggggaggggggcacgaacggcgcagcgtgtagctgcgcacgggagaaagagctaggagaaagtgagaaaaaaaaatcaccgcgCGGAGTGCGGGTTAGCATGCTGCATTAAGAAGGGCATGTCCGGGAGATGAATTGGAAAGATACGAGGCTTCAAAACAGAGAGGGGACGGAGGCCGTAACATGTtaaagaggtttggaattctcggGGAATGAGGCATAAGCAGTTTTGAAGTCAAGGGTGTGGAAAACGCGGAAGCGCCAAAATATTCTTGGAAAGCCCCAGGAGAAGCATCGtaaaacaataaatgaaatattatgcaagcaaattcgcatacgggacatgtggcaaaTAAGCTAGGTTAGCAGGCGTCTTACATCATTCGTCAGTGGACTTATTCGCTAGTCGTCAAAGAACCCTCCAACTTTTTGTTGGTGTGAAAATTTCACGCAAGAagctaaaacaaacaaaatcatGTTGAACTGTGGCTCGAAACTATTTCCGATGCTCTTCACCAATAAAGGTAAgattcgaaagcaaaaaaaattcagtttCGAGCAAATAATTAAAGACCTCTGCAAGCACTATACCCCCatgcaaattacgcaacagaaaaataaaatgcacaaaaaacaaaattttgacaCGTTACGATCTGCAAAAATAGAAGTtaaaagcaaatgaaaaaaacacagggcaaggcgcgatcgcagggaacgacgtacggaagcgtaggaatctgTTGCCGCGTGATCGCGTGGGTTTATGAAGCGGCCGCCTAatatttcgcgcgtgcgcaacttataattgtaaattacgaggccactgcttcgtttctggacgatACTATAAttgcgcacaaagtcggcttagggaatACACTTGCACTAcgttattacgtttgatttaaCATCTacattaagcagacacccactgctcAGTGTGACAGTGAATTCTCTAAGGTGAAGCAAAAAAGCGCATTTTTAATTAAAAAATTTAtaaatgaaagtcatttgatttttgTTAGAAGTAAGCCCTCTTTTGCTGGTTTTCGGATACTTGCGCAAGCACAGCGTGCAAAAACGTTTTCAACTACATTAATTCCGTAAATataggcgggttattatgcccatAAATCGGACAAATGTgacagcgtgagctctgtctgGGCACTTCTCAAAAaaagtatattttttttaattgcgggtAGCTATGCCATATATAGTTAAAAGAATCGTTACAACTGGGTCATGCCAACgcgcattcgttaattactaaatttatgAGACGTTCTAAAAGGAATTTTCGTGGTTAGTTGCAGCGAACGGACAGAACAgaagtcgatggcagcagcatCATTGCTAcacagcgagcgaatgcgtttggaatgcttccgagtgcgtttggaaattgttgcgAAGCACCTCAGAACTTAAATGATCAGCgacggagcccgcggcagacgtcACCGCGCCGCGCATCGACGGCGTTGACGTATgctcctcctttagtttctcGAGTACGAGAGCTCCCTCTGCCGGtgcgatctgctgacagcttcggtttcatttagttttttttcatatcgatcctctatctccgactgcgcagtcggaaatTATTCGCTGTTTATCCACCTTTACGCATATACTGCGAAATCATTCGGTAAGGAAAAGATGAATGAATTTCAAATTTTTGAACCCGCACAATCACAGCCcaggagctcaaacgagttttagcgcgttcgGAAATTATAAACTGCCGAGATGGTACTCGACaataaaatcaatcttctacccagTATAATAGATGGTACAATATTCACCAACATCTGACAtatacttttaacactggataaggggtggcaagccaaggcaaatatagccaggtttcgaaaatggcttagccaattctggcagagggggagaactctggctaacatggcccatgatagcaaTGATTTGATGACGACACAGCCAATATCAGATTctcattggcaactctgggcccacttagggccacgctttgccagtggctttctaataatggcccgctgtcatgtgctacatggggtggggtggggggggggggggggggggggcttggttgtgtgtcgtgactggtttttctttatcagggctacttgacggCTGCCATGAAACGCACTCTTTAGAAAAGTCATTCGTCAAATAAGAGAGCATTTCCATTGTtgcaatggaaatgttatttgttgaaacttcaatcattgcaggtcagggattgatatttttcaaataactagcctgaagttcaaaacctgcagaagaaACTTTGTaccttctttcctgccttaaaatcCAGTATTTATTTGTCGCTTTCAGGAAGCAGAGATCTGCTTTATGGGACATACTTTTCATTACCTTGATTGAAAATTATGCAGTACGTACAGACCCACCAAAAAACTAGTGGCGTAGTACATAaattgcttgtatgcaactactttggcgttagagcatgcatagcgtGGTCTTAAAGACCGGTTCTTTACATTtccaactggttcataaaaggcataatattgctaatggcatttaGCAGAACTGTCTTCCTCTTAGTGCTCCTAAGGATAGCTTTAGTTCAATCAGGAACatgtatattgacaatatcttTTAAAGGCAGGATTGctcatattagctcttgttacctcacaatGTTTAGTTTTGAGGCCTCCAGCATctctgacttgcatcatatgtttaTTTTAGAGTAGTAAAATGCCCGctattagtttaaaccacaactcatcatggggctgtgcactttttgatGTGTTGCATGAAACATACTTATGCATGAGACTTTTAATTTCAGGTGCccttcacatgattcaaattccatcaGCAAAAAGGCGctaacacaacattgctcactacctGTTTTTCCCAGCACATAAAAGGCCTTAACAGCACATAACAGTTATGatatgaacaaaaacagcgcgtgTATATATtccgcacatgcattttgtgtactacgaacactatgatatgattcactgctgtcatgtaagagagagcaaaCAAACCATTTTTTGATATATTGcagcatgtttatttcaagtCTTAAACAGGCCACATAGCTCAAGTTTTAAGCTGGCCATTTAAACcacccatttcccaagtatttcaccctaaataagccgagaaaCAGGTCAGGGGAAAGCTTATAACCATcctatcaccggtggatacccggcggcatttgggatcgaaccccgcacctccagccTGCCTGGCGGATGCTAAGACCACTAGGCACCCGCTGGGGCCCCCCTACTGATGTTGCTCACACCAGGCACTCTTAAAGCacctatatatatgtatatatatatatatatatatatatatatatatatatatatatatatatatatatatatatatatatatatatgttaaatgcattttagaaagccattcgcctcccaagtaccatttcatctttatagcgaAACAATAGTtcacctagctagacaaacctgctgcatacaggcCATCAGAACTGTTGCACGTatatgcttcgttaggaaaacataaaaatcaagcagagcctacccttcatggtgcattatagcCCGATTTCGAACAATGATCAAGATGGGCAGAGGGTCATTTCATTGAGCACTTGCATGTTACATTCGTAGAGGCaaaaagacaagtattactgcaaaatcttgcagctgtgtttattcttagagaaaccataacatgaaaaaagtgctggattagttatggtgcacctttgATGGTGAAAGGGGCTTCACTTTGTGAAatgcttaattttggaataacggcaGCGTTTAGGCTGGTTGGTtaaccatgtttagatagtggacgCGCTGAAAAAGACACTGGAATTAAGCGTACTGTGTGGCCAACTCTTTCTGTATTCTTGTCTTTTGGAGCGCTTTCACAACCTAAACTTTATTTTGcgagagagcaaggaaaacaacgctgtttaaattctgataattaaggatgaAGGATCATGTTTTTTGTGTTTCTTAACGTGTACATTGTACCGCTATTGCTGTATTGGAGCACTTCCGTCGTGccattgcattgcag
Coding sequences within it:
- the LOC144095482 gene encoding uncharacterized protein LOC144095482, with the translated sequence MPNNAPLAPQPPAAPLVCSSTTRQRDPAVFSGLGDSDVEDWLASYERVSTHNRWDDAMKINNVIFYLADVANLWYRTHEADIATWSTFKTSFTEVFGRPGVRKLRAEQRLRERAQQPGETFTSYIEDVVDLCKRVNSDMTEADKIQNIMKGIEEDAFQMLLAKQPATVASVISLCQSYEELRKQRVLTRRTVQPADVLSADVETAGGQQLRHDIQKFIREEIARQLALIYGVRNPPPALSPTLQQTIRAQVAEALPPRPQQPVAGPLTYATVLTRPPSHPLSPFQDATQAPPPSTPPPDFLYRAQVAQPSPCFTPAVSHYGRLWRTRDNRPICFACGFFAGHVARYCRRRPSSPADVLPPSAYGSYIEPPRAQADPVPPAFSTNRQAATSNRSSSPRRRSLSPMRRRASPSAVEN